A region from the Drosophila mauritiana strain mau12 chromosome 2L, ASM438214v1, whole genome shotgun sequence genome encodes:
- the LOC117141438 gene encoding C-type lectin domain family 4 member G has translation MFGLKKIFVYLFVACNLVGSRVECTENSRSVCLLQDPPNQCGEFCLAVLQPLLDHIVTHQEQWNSSEALRLNETQAKLDRIQTQLAAQTLSLEESAQKVPGDIKERLDRMELLQTTLQESLKKMPAELDARLMRMENKQKTIGDQLENQINLTKGQQDQLESLKNAVPINFEVRLAQIEEQQKLLQETLKKIPQEFEQKLQKLEQNQKVELTKLGAQQSANQVTLMGIYSKVFWPNFERIGSRLFYINHKDTFNWQSAVDFCRGMGGYIAAIKDQEELDAISARLDDKSYWLGINDMHSRNTYVSEASGREVEFLNWNAGEPNHGHEDENCVELIKSKMNDDPCQRKKHVICQTDRDV, from the coding sequence ATGTTTGggcttaaaaaaatatttgtgtaCTTATTTGTTGCCTGCAATCTGGTTGGATCACGAGTGGAATGCACAGAAAATTCCCGATCCGTGTGCCTGCTGCAAGATCCGCCAAATCAGTGCGGAGAATTCTGCCTTGCGGTACTTCAACCGCTATTGGATCACATCGTGACGCACCAGGAGCAATGGAACAGCTCCGAGGCCCTCAGGCTGAACGAAACACAGGCCAAATTGGACAGGATACAGACCCAACTGGCGGCACAAACTCTATCCTTGGAGGAATCCGCGCAGAAAGTTCCAGGAGACATCAAGGAGAGACTGGACAGAATGGAACTTCTGCAGACGACATTGCAGGAATCTCTAAAGAAAATGCCAGCTGAACTTGACGCGAGGCTAATGAGAATGGAAAATAAGCAAAAAACCATCGGCGATCAGTTGGAAAATCAGATCAATCTCACCAAGGGTCAGCAGGATCAGTTGGAATCCCTAAAGAACGCCGTGCCCATAAACTTCGAAGTGAGGCTGGCTCAGATCGAAGAACAGCAGAAGTTACTTCAGGAAACTCTAAAGAAGATCCCACAGGAATTTGAGCAGAAATTGCAAAAGTTGGAGCAGAATCAGAAGGTTGAGCTGACCAAGTTGGGAGCTCAGCAGTCCGCCAACCAAGTCACTCTCATGGGAATTTATTCAAAGGTCTTCTGGCCGAATTTTGAGCGAATCGGCTCCAGACTCTTCTACATAAACCACAAAGACACCTTCAACTGGCAATCCGCTGTAGACTTCTGTCGCGGCATGGGTGGCTATATAGCCGCCATCAAGGATCAAGAGGAGCTGGACGCCATTTCGGCGCGACTGGACGACAAGAGCTACTGGCTGGGCATAAACGACATGCACAGCAGGAACACCTACGTATCCGAGGCATCCGGCAGGGAAGTTGAGTTCTTGAATTGGAATGCGGGCGAACCCAACCACGGCCATGAAGATGAGAACTGCGTGGAGCTGATCAAGAGCAAAATGAACGATGATCCGTGCCAGAGAAAGAAGCATGTTATTTGTCAAACCGACAGAGATGTTTAG
- the LOC117150421 gene encoding tubulin-specific chaperone C has protein sequence MEGDAENRKDQILERLNKRNKDRQNYLDVKSELRSKETVQNEGVDYFYQAFSQKTIDIEQRLKDVQCGDGQPTDLARNFADITVEIQDLQRYLTASTMFLPDFKIKSCQNILNTLTAVSDETRQRLLPKKKFGFSGKKTATKPKVAPNKDIVDAKLSKVSEKLGSSFTWTIANRTNEHIFLDSAKVNGQDITISNLTHCLVELQGHPGSVQVSSASKCTLLCGPIARSFFAENLEDCTLSIACQQLRLHSSRSIRIYMHVTCRAIIEDCKSIEIGEYNYDYSELEADYLASGLNKAQNNYTDVADFNWLSPDVPSPNWSLLKDYPDPNWNALRRDFIANNHNSELKQDVKDISII, from the coding sequence ATGGAAGGCGACGCGGAAAATCGCAAGGATCAAATCCTCGAGCGTTTGAACAAAAGAAACAAGGACAGGCAAAACTATTTGGATGTGAAATCGGAGCTGCGTTCCAAGGAAACGGTGCAGAACGAGGGCGTTGACTACTTCTACCAGGCTTTCAGCCAAAAAACCATCGATATAGAGCAGCGATTGAAGGATGTGCAGTGCGGCGATGGCCAGCCCACCGATTTGGCCAGAAACTTCGCCGATATAACTGTGGAGATCCAGGATCTGCAGCGATATCTCACCGCATCCACCATGTTTCTGCCCGACTTCAAGATCAAATCCTGTCAGAATATCCTAAACACCCTGACCGCCGTGAGTGATGAAACCCGCCAGCGGCTGTTGCCCAAGAAAAAGTTTGGGTTCAGTGGCAAAAAGACCGCCACCAAGCCAAAAGTCGCTCCAAATAAGGACATAGTCGACGCGAAACTCAGTAAAGTCTCGGAAAAACTAGGCTCCAGCTTCACATGGACGATTGCCAATCGAACGAACGAGCATATATTCCTGGATTCCGCTAAAGTTAATGGCCAGGACATCACAATATCGAACCTAACCCACTGTTTGGTTGAACTGCAGGGGCATCCCGGTTCTGTGCAAGTTTCCAGTGCCTCCAAATGCACGCTGCTATGCGGCCCCATCGCACGCTCCTTCTTCGCCGAGAATCTCGAGGATTGCACCCTCTCCATTGCCTGCCAGCAGTTGAGGTTGCACTCCTCCCGGTCCATTCGCATATACATGCATGTCACCTGCCGCGCCATAATCGAGGATTGCAAGAGTATTGAGATCGGAGAGTACAACTACGATTATTCCGAACTGGAGGCCGACTACCTGGCTTCTGGACTGAATAAGGCGCAGAACAACTATACGGATGTGGCCGATTTCAACTGGCTTTCGCCGGATGTCCCCTCGCCGAACTGGAGCCTCCTCAAAGATTATCCCGATCCGAATTGGAACGCCCTACGACGCGACTTCATTGCCAATAACCACAACAGCGAACTTAAGCAGGATGTCAAGGACATATCCATTATTTAG
- the LOC117141442 gene encoding odorant receptor 24a: MLPRFLTASYPMERHYFMVPKFALSLIGFYPEQKRTVLVKLWSFFNFFILTYGCYAEAYYGIHYISINIATALDALCPVASSILSLVKMVAIWWYQDELRSLIQRVRFLTEQQQKSKRKLGHKKRFYTLATRLTFLLLCCGFCTSTSYSVRHLMDNILRRAHGKDWIYETPFKMIFPDPLLRLPLYPITYILVHWHGYITVVCFVGADGFFLGFCLYFTVLLLCLQDDVGDLLEVENIEKSPSAAEEARIVREMEKLVDRHNEVAELTERLSGVMVEITLAHFVTSSLIIGTSVVDILLFSGLGIIVYVVYTCAVGVEIFLYCLGGSHIMEACSNLARSTFSSHWYGHSVRVQKMTLLMVARAQRVLTIKIPFFSPSLETLTSILRFTGSLIALAKSVI, encoded by the exons ATGTTACCTCGATTCCTGACCGCCTCCTATCCAATGGAGCGCCATTATTTCATGGTGCCAAAGTTTGCATTATCGCTGATTGGATTTTATCCCGAACAGAAGCGAACTGTTTTAGTGAAACTGTGGAGTTTCTTCAACTTTTTCATCCTCACCTACGGCTGTTATGCAGAGGCTTACTATGGTATACACTATATATCGATTAACATAGCCACTGCATTGGATGCTCTTTGTCCTGTGGCCTCCAGCATTTTGTCGCTGGTGAAAATGGTCGCCATTTGGTGGTATCAAGATGAATTAAGGAGTTTGATACAGCGGGTGAGATTTTTAACAGAGCAACAACAGAAATCAAAGAGGAAGCTGGGCCATAAGAAGAGGTTCTATACGCTGGCAACGCGACTCACATTCCTGCTACTGTGTTGTGGATTTTGCACCAGTACTTCCTATTCCGTCAGACATCTGATGGACAATATCCTGAGACGCGCCCATGGCAAGGACTGGATCTACGAGACTCCTTTCAAGATGAT ATTCCCCGATCCTCTCCTGCGTCTGCCACTCTATCCCATCACCTACATCCTCGTGCATTGGCATGGCTACATTACTGTGGTTTGTTTTGTCGGCGCGGATGGTTTCTTCCTGGGATTCTGTTTGTACTTCACTGTTTTGCTGCTCTGTCTGCAGGACGATGTTGGTGATTTACTAGAGGTTGAAAACATCGAGAAGAGTCCCTCCGCAGCGGAGGAGGCTCGCATAGTtcgggaaatggaaaaactgGTGGACCGGCACAACGAGGTGGCCGAGCTGACAGAAAGATTGTCGGGTGTTATGGTGGAAATAACACTGGCCCACTTTGTTACCTCGAGTTTGATAATCGGTACCAGCGTGGTGGATATTTTATTA TTTTCCGGCCTGGGAATCATTGTGTATGTGGTCTACACTTGTGCCGTAGGTGTGGAAATATTTCTATACTGTCTAGGAGGATCTCATATTATGGAAGCG TGTTCCAATCTAGCGCGCTCCACATTTTCCAGCCACTGGTATGGCCACAGTGTTCGGGTCCAAAAGATGACCCTTTTGATGGTGGCTCGTGCTCAACGAGTTCTCACAATTAAAATTCCTTTCTTTTCCCCATCATTAGAGACTCTAACCTCG ATTTTGCGCTTTACTGGATCTCTGATTGCCCTGGCAAAGTCGGTTATATAA
- the LOC117141526 gene encoding protein BIM1, translating to MQNVNQHKHGNSASRRRILDWINNNLGTTHVRLEELRSGAEYCQMLHKLQPSAIRLKKVIKVPKSQYECVQNMKLLQKSLCKQGVQKQIPIHRLVSRGNTESLEFAQWFKAFYDHNYQLLWPEKTEDSSKTLEIFREKPDSFVDTGKRSYDRLESTASSQSGKNFEINQEKKTIKSVSLIPELDSSPHELSLHPLEGYSQSTYEIIPENALPIDVIDFQEQHSQRSQSNNCNSEDITMAGESSGSTEIDLMKIDPEEGNRCKDSNGPLLGKYFDGPLLRCRPFKLRRTFDFHEVKSVKIKKLVDGSAPISSEEECSSYDFNKHMEAKIVSIWKDIHNVIKALQRIEHNWYRNKINERRTTFKH from the coding sequence ATGCAAAACGTAAATCAACACAAACATGGGAATTCTGCGTCCCGTCGCAGAATCCTTGATTGGATAAACAACAATCTTGGCACCACTCACGTTCGTTTAGAGGAGCTGCGATCCGGCGCGGAATATTGTCAAATGCTTCATAAGCTGCAACCTTCGGCGATTAGGTTGAAAAAGGTCATCAAGGTTCCAAAGAGCCAATACGAATGTGTGCAAAATATGAAATTGCTGCAAAAGAGCCTCTGCAAACAGGGCGTTCAGAAGCAAATACCCATTCACCGGCTGGTTTCTCGTGGTAATACCGAGAGTTTGGAGTTTGCCCAGTGGTTCAAGGCATTCTATGATCATAACTACCAGCTGTTATGGCCCGAAAAGACCGAAGATTCATCGAAGACACTAGAAATATTCCGCGAAAAGCCTGACAGTTTCGTGGATACCGGAAAACGCAGTTATGATAGATTAGAATCAACTGCAAGCAGTCAATCAGGAAAGAATTTTGAAATCAACCAGGAGAAGAAAACTATAAAATCAGTTTCTCTTATACCAGAATTGGATTCTTCGCCGCATGAATTGTCGTTACACCCACTTGAGGGCTATTCGCAGTCCACCTATGAAATTATTCCTGAAAATGCACTGCCAATAGACGTTATTGATTTTCAGGAACAACATTCACAACGAAGTCAATCAAATAATTGTAATTCTGAAGATATTACCATGGCAGGCGAATCTTCGGGGTCAACAGAAATTGATTTAATGAAAATCGACCCTGAAGAAGGTAATCGCTGTAAGGACTCCAATGGGCCACTTCTCGGAAAATATTTTGATGGACCCCTCCTCCGGTGTAGACCATTTAAACTTCGGCGGACATTTGATTTTCATGAAGTGAAAAGCgttaaaatcaaaaagttGGTAGATGGATCCGCCCCAATTTCGTCGGAAGAAGAGTGCTCTTCCTATGATTTCAACAAGCATATGGAAGCAAAAATCGTTTCGATATGGAAAGACATTCATAACGTTATTAAAGCCCTACAAAGGATCGAGCACAATTGGTACCGCAATAAGATTAATGAGAGAAGAACGACATTTAAGCATTGA